From Rhodoferax sp. AJA081-3, the proteins below share one genomic window:
- a CDS encoding thymidine kinase encodes MAKLFFRYSAMNAGKSTALLQIAYNYEEQGQRVHLFTAGIDDRSGAGCIASRLGLQRQADVFDEHTDFFTLLSREDALACVLIDESQFLSPEQVRQLHRVANVCGVPVICFGLRSDFQGNAFPGSAQLLTLADDIEEIKTICGCGRKATMNIRIDDKGQRVHAGAQVEIGGNERYQQVCARCFYDDKSGVCCKMR; translated from the coding sequence ATGGCCAAACTTTTTTTTCGCTACTCGGCCATGAACGCCGGTAAATCCACCGCGCTGCTGCAAATCGCCTACAACTACGAAGAACAGGGCCAACGCGTGCACCTGTTCACCGCAGGTATTGACGACCGCAGCGGCGCCGGTTGTATTGCCTCGCGGCTGGGCCTGCAACGCCAGGCTGATGTGTTTGACGAGCACACCGATTTCTTCACCCTGCTGTCGCGCGAAGACGCTCTGGCCTGTGTGCTCATCGACGAGTCACAATTTTTGTCGCCTGAACAAGTACGCCAGCTGCACCGCGTGGCCAATGTTTGCGGCGTGCCGGTCATCTGCTTTGGCCTGCGCTCGGACTTCCAGGGCAATGCCTTTCCCGGCTCGGCCCAATTGCTGACCCTGGCCGACGATATTGAAGAAATCAAGACCATTTGTGGCTGCGGCCGCAAGGCGACGATGAACATCCGCATCGACGACAAAGGCCAGCGCGTACACGCCGGTGCCCAGGTGGAGATTGGTGGCAACGAGCGCTATCAGCAGGTGTGCGCACGCTGCTTCTATGACGATAAATCCGGCGTCTGTTGTAAAATGAGGTAA
- a CDS encoding HDOD domain-containing protein: protein MPTPNTFTNGRSPLATGSLRVSDTLGRFELRKILGQGAQSTVWLAFDPRMEREVAIKVMRPGSGSDPQALVQWLDEARSVGRVKHPSIVPVYEADIQDHQPYLVFEYIAGNTLDQILKQRGAIPPQEAVALMRDVLDAVAVAHAVNVVHRDLKPSNVLVDGTGRARVLDFGIAARIPDRNSTDPVVAGGGTVGYLSPEAANGGAPSASMDIFSAGVVLAELLTGKPLIDEPDPYRAIYRVVHEQMVLPDEMNADVDDRLRAIVLRALARDPRQRFPTARAFQAELEQWAKPAATASGAGSNSTLDFLLRRMRHKSDFPALSDSVLRIQNMANSDTESVNSVTNEILKDVALTNKLLRMVNSAHYAHRGSINTVSRAVNLVGFNGIRNMALSLVLLEHMQDKAHASQLKEEFLRSLMAGSIGGELCPGAGESEEAFIGAMFQNLGRLLVQFYFPEEASQVRKMVQSTREPVSESAASSQVLGLTFEELGLGIAKAWGLPLSMQRCMRKPTGAVPSKAPSDYDERMRWIALAANEIADVLLHSAPKDVDARVQAVTRKYVSALGVGSKAVQAATTAARQKLIELAAAMEIRVSPGSAAANLLSMPTLPSGKDDEEGAAQEADSGLAAFALHATNTTLPDGKSFAAPKDSSVTETLTAGIQDITNAMVEDFKLTDVLRMILETMIRALHFDHIIFCMRDAKTETMTGRFGLGQGVEVFAKGFKVPLKTATPDLFAVVCQKGTDTMISDATEPRLAQRLPEWYRKGLNAHTFLLLPLMIKGAPFGLIYADKKNRGSLELDEKELALLRTLRNQAVMAFKQST from the coding sequence ATGCCCACGCCCAACACATTTACAAACGGCCGCTCACCGCTGGCCACCGGCTCGTTGCGCGTATCCGACACGCTGGGGCGATTCGAACTGAGAAAAATTCTGGGCCAGGGCGCACAGTCCACGGTGTGGCTGGCCTTTGACCCCCGCATGGAGCGTGAGGTGGCCATCAAGGTCATGCGGCCGGGCAGCGGCTCCGACCCCCAGGCCCTGGTGCAGTGGCTGGATGAAGCGCGTAGCGTGGGGCGCGTCAAACACCCCAGCATTGTCCCGGTCTACGAGGCCGATATCCAGGACCACCAGCCCTACCTGGTGTTTGAATACATCGCCGGTAACACGCTGGACCAGATTCTCAAGCAACGCGGCGCCATCCCGCCGCAGGAGGCCGTAGCGTTGATGCGGGATGTGCTGGATGCGGTGGCGGTGGCCCATGCGGTCAACGTGGTGCACCGCGATCTGAAGCCTTCCAACGTGTTGGTGGATGGCACAGGGCGCGCCCGCGTGCTGGACTTTGGCATAGCGGCCCGTATACCGGACCGCAACAGCACCGATCCGGTTGTGGCAGGCGGGGGCACGGTGGGCTACCTGTCGCCCGAAGCCGCCAATGGTGGCGCGCCGTCCGCATCCATGGACATCTTTTCGGCGGGTGTGGTCCTGGCGGAGCTGTTGACCGGCAAGCCCCTGATTGACGAGCCAGACCCCTACCGCGCCATTTACCGCGTGGTGCACGAGCAGATGGTCTTGCCCGATGAGATGAATGCGGATGTGGACGACCGCCTGCGTGCCATTGTGTTGCGTGCGCTGGCGCGTGACCCGCGGCAACGCTTTCCCACGGCCCGGGCCTTCCAGGCCGAGCTGGAGCAATGGGCCAAACCGGCTGCCACAGCCAGTGGAGCCGGCAGCAATAGCACGCTGGACTTTCTGCTGCGGCGCATGCGCCATAAAAGCGACTTTCCGGCACTGTCGGACTCCGTGTTGCGCATCCAAAACATGGCCAACTCCGACACCGAAAGTGTCAACAGCGTCACCAATGAAATCCTCAAGGATGTGGCCCTGACCAACAAGCTGTTGCGCATGGTCAACAGTGCGCACTATGCACACCGCGGCAGCATCAACACCGTGTCGCGGGCGGTCAACCTGGTGGGCTTCAATGGCATTCGCAATATGGCGCTGAGCCTTGTTCTGCTGGAGCACATGCAAGACAAGGCCCATGCAAGCCAACTGAAGGAAGAGTTTTTGCGCTCGCTGATGGCAGGTTCCATTGGTGGTGAGTTGTGTCCAGGGGCGGGGGAGAGTGAAGAGGCGTTTATTGGTGCCATGTTCCAAAACCTGGGCCGCCTGCTGGTGCAGTTCTACTTTCCCGAAGAAGCCAGCCAGGTCCGCAAGATGGTGCAGTCCACCCGCGAACCCGTCAGCGAGAGTGCTGCCTCCTCCCAGGTACTGGGCCTCACCTTTGAGGAATTGGGTCTGGGTATTGCCAAGGCCTGGGGCTTGCCGCTGAGCATGCAGCGTTGCATGCGCAAACCCACGGGTGCGGTGCCATCCAAGGCGCCCTCGGATTACGACGAACGCATGCGCTGGATCGCCCTGGCCGCCAATGAAATTGCCGATGTTTTGTTGCACTCCGCCCCGAAAGATGTGGATGCCCGGGTACAGGCGGTCACCCGCAAATATGTATCGGCGCTGGGGGTAGGGTCCAAGGCGGTGCAGGCTGCCACCACCGCCGCGCGGCAAAAACTGATTGAGCTGGCCGCTGCGATGGAGATACGGGTCTCGCCCGGCTCTGCCGCGGCCAATCTGTTGTCCATGCCAACCCTGCCCAGTGGCAAGGACGACGAAGAGGGCGCAGCACAGGAGGCCGACAGTGGCCTGGCCGCCTTTGCGCTGCATGCGACCAATACCACCTTGCCCGATGGCAAGAGTTTTGCGGCGCCCAAGGATTCCTCGGTGACCGAGACCCTCACCGCCGGCATTCAAGACATCACCAACGCCATGGTGGAGGATTTCAAACTGACCGACGTGCTGCGCATGATCCTGGAAACCATGATACGTGCCCTGCATTTCGACCACATCATCTTCTGCATGCGTGATGCCAAGACCGAGACCATGACGGGACGATTTGGCTTGGGCCAAGGTGTGGAGGTGTTTGCCAAGGGGTTCAAAGTGCCTCTGAAGACGGCAACGCCCGATTTGTTTGCCGTGGTGTGCCAAAAAGGGACCGACACCATGATCAGTGACGCCACCGAGCCCCGACTCGCCCAGCGTCTGCCCGAGTGGTACCGAAAGGGGCTGAACGCCCACACTTTTCTGCTGTTGCCACTGATGATAAAGGGTGCCCCTTTTGGCCTGATTTATGCCGACAAGAAGAACCGGGGATCCCTGGAGTTGGATGAGAAGGAACTGGCCCTTTTGCGCACCCTGCGCAACCAGGCGGTGATGGCGTTTAAGCAATCCACCTAG
- the ompR gene encoding two-component system response regulator OmpR yields MQNTATRPNKILVVDDDTRIRDLLRRYLAQEGFDVLLAEDGKSLTRIMLRETADLIVLDLMMPGEDGLSICRRLRAAGDVTPIIMLTAKGEDIDRIVGLEVGADDYLGKPFNPRELLARIHAVLRRRPTPEVPGAPSTENEVARFGVFTFDLAARTLHKEGKELTLTTGEFAMLKALVRHPRVPLSREKLAQLSRGREFEPFDRSLDVQVSRLRKLIEKDPASPHFIQTVWGVGYVFVPDEAA; encoded by the coding sequence ATGCAGAACACGGCAACCCGACCCAACAAGATCCTGGTGGTAGATGATGACACCCGCATACGCGACCTGCTCCGGCGTTACCTGGCACAAGAAGGTTTTGACGTGCTGCTGGCAGAAGACGGCAAGTCCCTCACGCGCATCATGCTGCGCGAAACCGCAGACCTGATCGTGCTGGACCTGATGATGCCCGGTGAAGACGGCTTGTCCATTTGCCGGCGATTGCGCGCTGCAGGTGACGTCACCCCCATCATCATGCTCACCGCCAAGGGCGAAGATATAGACCGCATTGTGGGCCTGGAGGTGGGTGCGGACGACTACCTGGGCAAGCCCTTTAACCCGCGCGAACTGCTGGCCCGCATCCATGCCGTCCTGCGCCGCAGACCCACCCCCGAAGTGCCGGGCGCCCCGTCTACCGAGAACGAAGTCGCACGTTTTGGTGTGTTTACCTTTGACCTGGCAGCCCGCACCCTGCACAAGGAGGGCAAAGAACTGACCCTGACCACCGGCGAATTTGCCATGCTCAAGGCGCTGGTGCGCCACCCGCGCGTACCCCTGTCGCGTGAAAAGCTGGCCCAGCTCTCGCGCGGCCGTGAGTTTGAACCGTTTGACCGCAGCCTGGATGTGCAGGTTTCACGTTTGCGCAAACTGATAGAGAAGGACCCTGCCTCGCCCCACTTCATCCAGACGGTATGGGGTGTGGGGTATGTCTTTGTGCCGGACGAAGCGGCCTGA
- a CDS encoding sensor histidine kinase yields the protein MSQDDSEYESSPVGLNLFWRTFFLIALLLLGSMLAWLQTLHSLEFESHAVGTAQELASQVNLSRAALVYSDAIARVALLKTMSDQEGLRIVPREPSDKFTLFDGDALSRRVASELAKRLGAGTVVANSVNSQSGLWIGFKIDGDDYWLLTDEARFRAAEGKTWGVWLAVATALSLVGAALIARLINRPLKQLSFAASRVREGDFEASRLDENVQTGEIREVNIGFNRMAQRLAKIEQDRAVMLAGISHDLRTPLARLRLETEMSVTDLDARAHMSADIAQLDAIIGKFLDYARPERTKLAPVVLADVVEACTYSYKKQTDVKIKVQLEDNLLVLADEVELGRILSNLLENARRYGKSVDTGIARIHLAAISRDKWVLIKIRDHGVGVATEQLTNLTQPFYRGEAARTAANGAGLGLAIVDKTVQRMGGAFSLGNAPSGGLSCNIRLQRVSSP from the coding sequence GTGTCGCAGGACGACTCCGAGTACGAGTCCTCGCCGGTTGGCCTCAACCTGTTCTGGCGCACCTTTTTCCTGATCGCATTGCTGCTGCTGGGCAGCATGCTGGCTTGGTTGCAAACCCTGCATTCGCTGGAGTTTGAAAGCCATGCCGTAGGTACGGCGCAAGAACTGGCATCACAGGTCAACCTGAGCCGCGCGGCTCTGGTCTACTCCGATGCCATTGCACGGGTGGCCTTGCTCAAGACCATGAGCGACCAGGAGGGTTTGCGCATCGTGCCGCGTGAACCCAGCGACAAATTCACCCTGTTTGATGGTGACGCCCTGAGCCGCCGTGTTGCCAGTGAACTGGCCAAACGCCTGGGCGCGGGCACGGTGGTGGCCAATAGCGTCAATAGCCAATCTGGCCTGTGGATAGGCTTCAAGATTGATGGCGACGACTACTGGCTGCTGACGGATGAGGCCCGATTCCGCGCGGCGGAGGGCAAAACCTGGGGCGTATGGCTGGCAGTGGCTACCGCCTTGTCGCTGGTGGGGGCCGCATTGATAGCCCGGTTGATCAACCGGCCGTTAAAACAACTGTCTTTCGCCGCCAGCCGGGTACGCGAAGGCGACTTTGAGGCCAGTCGGCTGGACGAAAACGTGCAGACCGGCGAGATCCGCGAGGTGAACATCGGCTTCAACCGCATGGCCCAGCGCCTGGCCAAGATCGAGCAGGACCGCGCGGTGATGCTGGCTGGCATTTCACACGACCTGCGCACCCCACTGGCCCGCCTGCGCCTGGAAACCGAAATGAGCGTGACCGACCTGGACGCCCGGGCCCATATGTCAGCCGACATCGCCCAATTGGACGCCATCATCGGCAAGTTCTTGGACTATGCACGGCCAGAACGAACCAAACTGGCCCCCGTGGTCTTGGCCGACGTGGTGGAGGCCTGCACCTACTCCTACAAAAAGCAGACCGACGTCAAGATCAAAGTGCAGCTGGAAGACAACCTGCTGGTGCTGGCCGATGAAGTGGAGCTAGGCCGCATCCTCTCCAATCTGCTGGAAAACGCACGCCGTTATGGCAAATCCGTCGATACCGGCATTGCCCGCATCCACCTGGCAGCCATCTCGCGGGACAAGTGGGTGCTGATCAAGATTCGCGACCACGGTGTGGGTGTGGCCACCGAGCAGCTCACCAACCTCACCCAACCGTTTTACCGCGGAGAAGCCGCCCGTACGGCGGCCAACGGCGCCGGCCTGGGCCTGGCCATCGTTGACAAAACCGTGCAGCGCATGGGCGGCGCGTTTTCGCTGGGCAATGCACCGTCTGGCGGTTTGTCCTGCAATATTCGCCTGCAACGCGTCAGCAGCCCTTGA
- a CDS encoding NADPH-dependent 2,4-dienoyl-CoA reductase, translating to MPTTAHPHLLQPLDLGFTTLRNRVMMGSMHTGLEDRFYNYSKLAAYFRERAKGGVGLIVTGGISPNRQGWLLPFGGTLNSVFDVRNHRKVTDAVHEEGGKILMQILHSGRYGYQPFVVSASSIKSPISMFKPKALTEGGIQSTIKAYVRCAQLAQKAGYDGVEIMGSEGYLLNQFLCTRTNQRTDRWGGNIENRMRLPVEIVRQVRAAVGPNFILMYRHSVLDLVEGGNTWPEVVQVAQALEAAGVNLFNTGIGWHEARTPTIVTSVPRAAFASVAARLKQAVKVPVIASNRINMPDEAEALIASGSVDMVSMARPFLADSDWVNKVAAGRVDEINTCIGCNQACLDHTFANKRASCLVNPRAAHETELVYRKAARKKKVAVVGAGPAGLSAATVAAECGHDVTLFDSSDRVGGQFNIAMQVPGKEEFAQTLRYFARRLDITGVTVKLNQRVSREELLAQGFDDIVLATGIVPRTPRIPGVERANVVSYLDVLQRKVVPGKRVAIIGAGGIGFDVGEFLLHDPAVALPLSIEHWCQEWGVDLQAQAHGGLVPAAPAEPYRELYLLQRKTTRVGAGLGKTSGWVHRAVLQRNGVKMLAGVEYRRIDDAGLHITVNGESQVLEIDHVVLCAGQESLTELMPPADTPVVPGAPRFHKIGGAALASELDAKRAIREGATLAASL from the coding sequence ATGCCAACCACTGCACATCCCCACCTGCTGCAACCGCTTGACTTGGGCTTTACCACGCTGCGCAACCGCGTGATGATGGGCTCCATGCACACGGGGCTGGAGGACCGCTTCTACAACTACTCCAAACTGGCGGCCTATTTCCGTGAGCGGGCCAAGGGTGGGGTTGGCCTCATAGTCACCGGCGGCATTTCACCGAACCGCCAGGGTTGGCTGCTGCCTTTTGGCGGCACGCTGAATTCAGTCTTTGATGTGCGCAACCACCGCAAGGTGACCGACGCAGTGCACGAAGAGGGCGGCAAGATTTTGATGCAGATTCTGCACTCGGGTCGGTATGGCTACCAGCCCTTTGTAGTGTCGGCGTCCAGCATCAAATCCCCCATCTCCATGTTCAAACCCAAGGCTTTGACTGAGGGCGGCATCCAGTCCACCATCAAGGCCTATGTGCGCTGCGCCCAACTGGCGCAAAAGGCGGGTTACGACGGCGTGGAAATCATGGGCAGCGAAGGGTATTTGCTGAATCAGTTTTTGTGCACCCGCACCAACCAGCGTACCGACCGCTGGGGTGGCAACATTGAGAACCGCATGCGACTGCCGGTGGAGATCGTGCGCCAGGTGCGCGCGGCGGTCGGACCCAATTTCATTCTGATGTACCGCCACTCGGTGCTGGACTTGGTGGAGGGCGGCAACACCTGGCCCGAAGTGGTGCAAGTGGCCCAGGCACTGGAGGCGGCGGGTGTAAACCTGTTCAACACCGGCATCGGCTGGCACGAGGCGCGCACGCCCACCATCGTCACCTCGGTGCCTCGCGCGGCATTTGCCAGCGTGGCGGCACGCCTGAAGCAGGCCGTAAAGGTACCGGTCATCGCCAGCAACCGTATCAACATGCCGGATGAAGCCGAGGCACTGATTGCCAGTGGCAGTGTGGACATGGTGTCCATGGCGCGGCCGTTTCTGGCCGACTCCGACTGGGTCAACAAGGTCGCTGCCGGTCGGGTGGACGAAATCAATACCTGCATAGGCTGCAACCAGGCCTGCCTGGACCATACCTTTGCCAACAAGCGTGCCAGCTGCCTGGTCAACCCGCGGGCTGCGCACGAGACCGAGCTGGTCTACCGCAAGGCCGCCCGCAAGAAGAAGGTGGCGGTGGTGGGTGCGGGGCCTGCGGGCTTGTCTGCGGCTACGGTGGCAGCCGAGTGTGGCCACGACGTGACGCTATTCGACAGCAGCGACCGTGTCGGTGGTCAGTTCAACATCGCCATGCAGGTGCCGGGCAAGGAAGAGTTTGCGCAGACCCTGCGTTATTTTGCGCGGCGTCTGGATATAACGGGTGTCACCGTCAAACTCAACCAGCGTGTCAGCCGTGAAGAGTTGTTGGCCCAGGGCTTTGATGACATCGTGCTGGCTACGGGCATCGTGCCGCGCACACCGCGCATTCCGGGGGTGGAGCGGGCCAATGTGGTGTCCTACCTGGACGTGCTACAGCGCAAGGTGGTGCCCGGCAAGAGGGTGGCCATCATCGGCGCCGGTGGCATTGGTTTTGATGTGGGTGAGTTTTTGCTGCACGACCCGGCGGTGGCGCTGCCGCTGTCCATAGAACACTGGTGCCAGGAGTGGGGTGTTGACCTGCAAGCCCAGGCCCATGGTGGATTAGTGCCCGCTGCACCGGCCGAGCCGTATCGCGAGTTGTATTTGTTGCAACGCAAGACCACGCGTGTGGGGGCTGGCTTGGGCAAAACATCCGGCTGGGTGCACCGTGCGGTGTTGCAGCGCAATGGGGTCAAGATGCTGGCGGGTGTGGAGTACCGCCGTATTGACGACGCTGGTTTGCACATCACGGTCAATGGGGAGTCCCAGGTGCTGGAAATTGACCATGTGGTCTTGTGCGCCGGTCAGGAATCCTTGACCGAGCTGATGCCCCCAGCCGATACACCGGTGGTGCCCGGTGCGCCACGTTTCCACAAGATCGGTGGCGCTGCACTGGCTAGCGAACTGGATGCCAAGCGCGCGATCCGCGAGGGTGCCACCCTCGCGGCTAGCCTGTAG
- the ispF gene encoding 2-C-methyl-D-erythritol 2,4-cyclodiphosphate synthase produces MRLRIGEGWDIHALVEGRKLILGGVDIPHTKGLLGHSDADALLHAITDALLGAAAMGDIGTHFPDTDVRFKGADSTVLLAEAARRVREKGFEIGNVDSTVIAQTPKLAPHIAAMRARIAQVLAIDVEQVNVKAKTAEKMGPVGEGLAMEARAIVLINHV; encoded by the coding sequence ATGCGATTGCGTATTGGAGAAGGTTGGGACATTCACGCCCTGGTGGAAGGCCGCAAGCTGATCTTGGGCGGTGTGGACATTCCCCACACCAAAGGCCTGCTGGGCCATTCGGATGCGGATGCGCTGCTGCACGCCATCACCGACGCGCTGCTGGGTGCGGCAGCCATGGGCGATATAGGCACACATTTTCCGGATACCGATGTGCGGTTCAAGGGCGCGGACTCCACCGTGTTGCTGGCCGAGGCTGCCCGTCGTGTGCGCGAAAAAGGCTTTGAGATTGGCAATGTGGACAGCACCGTCATTGCCCAGACCCCCAAGCTGGCACCGCATATTGCGGCCATGCGTGCGCGTATTGCGCAGGTGCTGGCCATCGACGTGGAGCAAGTCAACGTCAAGGCCAAAACCGCCGAAAAAATGGGGCCGGTCGGCGAAGGCCTGGCCATGGAGGCCCGTGCCATCGTACTGATTAACCATGTCTGA